The stretch of DNA ATTTGGGACCGCCTGAACCCGTTCGATCAGCAATTGATCAAGATGATCAATGTGCAATCCTTCATGACCGTCCCGCTCAAGACACATCATGCCGTCTTGGGGGCACTCTCCGTCGATCGCACGCACCAACACGCGTTGACCCAGGACGACCTTGACATGCTGATGACCCTCGCCAGCCAAGTCGCCATTGCCCTGGATAATGCCCACGCCTATCGACAGATCGAATCGCTCAATGCCGGTCTGGAAGCCCGCGTACGGGAGCGCACCGCGGAGTTGGAAGCCGTCAACGCGCAGCTCAAGCAAATGGATCGACTGAAATCCAAATTCCTCGCCCACGTCTCCCATGAGCTGCGTACGCCCCTTACCAGTATCGTCGGATTTGCAGACAACATGCTCGAAGGATTGGTCGGCTCCCTGAACGTGAAGCAGGAGCAATATCTCGCCCGTATCAAAGCCAATGGCACCAGACTGGCGCGCATGATCACCGATCTGCTCGACCTCTCTCGCGTCGAGGCCGGCAAACTGGTGCTGTCCTTCGACCATATTGCTCTGCAAACGGTGGTGAGCGATGTCATCGAGCAACTCCTTCCCCTCGCCATCACCAAACATCTCCAGATTGAAATCCAGAGCCCCGACCCCACCTTGCTGGTCTGGGCCGATCCGGATCGACTCAGCCAAATTTTGACGAATCTCTTGGATAATGCTATCAAGTACACGCCGGACGGGGGGCACATATCGGTGGAGCTCTCGGTCGCAGACCAGGAGATGGCTCGGATCGTCGTCCGCGACAACGGTCAAGGCATTCCCCCCGACGCCCTGCCCAAGCTCTTCGATCCATTTTTCCGCGTGCACCATCAGGAGCGGAGTCAAACGAAAGGGCTTGGTCTTGGACTCGCGATCGTCAAAGATCTAGTCGAGTTGCACGGCGGCACCATTGCAGTGCACAGCGCGTTGAATCAGGGGACAGCATTTACCTTCACGATTCCGCTGCATTCTCGTGCCTCGACTCCAGCCGGCCCTCTGCCATCTGTGCGCCGCAGACTATTGGTGGTGGATGACGATCCTGACATTTGCGACCTCCTGCGGGATCGTCTCGAATCGGAAGGCTTTCAGGTCGAGAGTGCCTCAGATGGAAAGACCGCCCTGCGAGTGTTGGCAGACACACCGGTGGATGGAGTGCTCTTGGACATCGCGCTCCCGGAACTCGATGGGTTCGATGTTCTCCGTCAACTACGGCCTAGCCATCCCACCCTCCCGGTGGTCATGATGACGGCCGTGGAAGCACTGGATCGCGCCATGGCGGCCGTGGAGGCCGGAGCCCAGGGCTACCTGCTGAAGCCGTTTGATGCTAGTCGGCTTCGCCACATCATTGATCGTTGGTTTCAACACCAGCCGACTCACCCCGACTCACCAAGAGGACAATAACTCGATGTTGCTCACGCAGCGCCTCCGCCAATCCCTCGTACTGGTCCTCATGCTGGTGTTTTCCGGTGGACTGCTGTTCCCGACACAGGCTCACGCTCAAACCCCGCGTCTCCAAGGACAGTCGGCTTCCGCGGCCGCCATGGGGAACGCCTTCGTCGCGCAGGCCGATGACCCCTCCGCATTGCATTACAACCCCGCCGGCATGACACAGTTGCATGGGTTCCAGACCCTCTTCGGGACGTCGCTGATCGGCGGGACCACCCAATTCACCAGTCCGACCGGCGCTCAAGTGACAGGAGATCGAAACGGGAGCCTGGCTTGGCCGCCTCCGGGTCATGTATACCTCGTCGCCAATCTGAAGGATCTCGGACTGTCGGCACTCGGAAACTTCAGCGCGGGAATTGGGTTCAACAATCCTTTCGGCTCGCTCACCAGGTACCCGATTGATGGTCCCTTCCGCAGTGCCCTCACCTTTACCACCTTGCCGCTCCTGGACATCAAACCGACCATCGCCTACAAGCTCAATGACCAGTTGTCATTCGGTTTGGGCGCCGACATCTACACCTTTTCGGGTTTGTTCGGAGAGGGCCACCTCGAGCAAAAATCCATCTGGCCAGGAGGACAGGGGATTGCACCCGGCTCACTGGTCGAGATCAACGGGGGTGATACCACAGCGGGGTTTAACGTCAGCCTGCTGTATACACCGTTCCGTAACAGCGATGGCAAACCCCTCGTGAACATCGGGCTGGTTTATCGGAGTCAAGCCACGTTCCATCTCACCGGAACGCTATTAGCCAATGGCGCCTTAGTGGCCAACACCGCAGCCACCTTCGTGCTCCCGCAAGTATTCTCCGGCGGCATGGCGGTCTGGCCGGTCCGTACCGCCGATCGTGAGTGGAAACTGGAGTTCGACGTCGACTATGTCGGCTGGAAGTCGAACCGAACCCTCGATATTCACCTTTCCAACGGCGCGCTGCTGCCCTTTCCACAAAACTGGCAAAGCGGCTATACCACCATGGTCGGCACCGAATATCGCTGGCTGAATATGCCGGCCATGCCCGACTGGGATGTGGCTCTACGAGCCGGGTATATGAATCAACAGACTCAAATCCCAGATCGTACATTCAATCCAGGAGTTCCCTCCGCCAACTCCCACATCCCCTCGGTGGGAATCGGGCTGGCCTGCCACGCGAACGGGTCTTTCCTGGGATTGCTGCGCTGCGGCGAATTGGGTATCGGTCCCCTCAAACCACAATTATTCGCCATCGATTTGGCCTATCAGGCCGCCTTCTATGAAGTTCGAACCGTGACCGGCAACCAGAACCCGAGCGTCAATGGCCGCTACGACACACTCATTCACGCCGGCTCACTTTCCCTGCGGTTCAACTATTAACTCCGCCTCCTCATCGAATCGCAGTGCTCAATGGCCTCCTCTTCGTTGGACCTGGGGCACAGCGGTTGCTTCTCCCTTGTCACAGAGAGACCGCTGAGATCCATCGCCAGCCAGGGCATTGATTGAGGCGTAGGGCACAGCCGGACGATCGTGGCCAGTTGTCGATGTTCAACCGGCCACCTGTCATGGCCTCTGGATCATGCCCATCCAGCACTGAGTCGTCTGCCTCTGCCCACGCCATCTGCCGCGTCTCCGTCCCCAACGGAGACGCGGCACTCTCTCCGCAGCCTCACATTCACTCATGAGTTCCGATCCGCCTGACACGAGAGAGGGAAGACTGTTCCGTGACAGCCGCGTATCGAATTCGATACGCGGCAGAATCCATTCCGATACCATCTCACGCATAGTCCTCCGAAATAGAGGGCTACGCTTCGCGATGACGCACCGCTACACCTCAACTAGACCTGACACTCCCGCATCATCTCGATTCTTCGGTCTCACCAAACCAAAGTGGCATAGCTGTTGCTGCTACGAAGAGAACATTACAACAGGACGCTACTTCCTGCATGCAGGACAGACTATCGGAATAGAAAGGAGCCTGACATGGAACTCGTCATGGGGGGTCTCCTCGTAGGCATCAGCGGTATGTTGGCCTTGTTGATTGTGGCCGTCTGGAAGGACAACGCGTCTCATAGACGTGAGACGAATCCTACACATCGAGGCGTCTAGCCATATCGCCATGAGGTTTGTACAAAGAGCCGTGCCGCCTGACGAAGGAACAAGCCAAATTGAAGAGGCGCCCTCCGCGCCTCTTGCGCAAAGGAGTTGCACGATGAATCGCTTCATCTATCTGAGACCACACAAACGCCAGCGGATGACCGTCAGCCTGCCGGCCGAATTGCTCGAGCGCATGCGTGATGCCGCCTACTGGACATCCGGCACCACCATGGCAGGATTGATCTCTTCAGCGATGGAAGATCTGCTTCACAATTTAGAGACTCAAAATGGCCGCCCCTTCTCCCCTCGACTGCAAGACCTGAAGCCTGGGCGACCTCGGACGAATAAAGCCATACACACGCCTGTATCTGAAAGCATACAATCCGT from Nitrospira sp. encodes:
- a CDS encoding response regulator, with the translated sequence MTDLLSKEHSILERPFMEFRPFGLNAQGEKICDISGVVVQSNVDYMCDYLSRTAGEEVATHALDELCRLLNARLPDRSYHVTPDFLRNIWNSYSYEFVCYLREFCEQLSGDPDFHVNVGTHRKVPPLIQILCRPFSTPQLYKMWPHLGRKYVRNVLEFEVGRVTRRSAVLRMTFTDQALAQFGPYRKRCVDVICLSCKTSIARVQTQLHGIPPATVRDLSCTANGDPYCEWEFTWTPQVRSSMPLAVWLLVAGGMFAYLHLRWPTVPTIESLGLAAIPASLLWWMMTSQMRRAAKPLQRLIQDQEQVVDARHEELREAYLEQQSTAVTLRRKVNELTTLHRAGLLFSSTFDRDELLTKVLDTIVHDLHYDRALIAQFDRERRVLHNFRVRGLPPEVAEFLRTQEVAVTDPNGIEAAILLRGEPVLTNNVQDIWDRLNPFDQQLIKMINVQSFMTVPLKTHHAVLGALSVDRTHQHALTQDDLDMLMTLASQVAIALDNAHAYRQIESLNAGLEARVRERTAELEAVNAQLKQMDRLKSKFLAHVSHELRTPLTSIVGFADNMLEGLVGSLNVKQEQYLARIKANGTRLARMITDLLDLSRVEAGKLVLSFDHIALQTVVSDVIEQLLPLAITKHLQIEIQSPDPTLLVWADPDRLSQILTNLLDNAIKYTPDGGHISVELSVADQEMARIVVRDNGQGIPPDALPKLFDPFFRVHHQERSQTKGLGLGLAIVKDLVELHGGTIAVHSALNQGTAFTFTIPLHSRASTPAGPLPSVRRRLLVVDDDPDICDLLRDRLESEGFQVESASDGKTALRVLADTPVDGVLLDIALPELDGFDVLRQLRPSHPTLPVVMMTAVEALDRAMAAVEAGAQGYLLKPFDASRLRHIIDRWFQHQPTHPDSPRGQ
- a CDS encoding outer membrane protein transport protein; translated protein: MLLTQRLRQSLVLVLMLVFSGGLLFPTQAHAQTPRLQGQSASAAAMGNAFVAQADDPSALHYNPAGMTQLHGFQTLFGTSLIGGTTQFTSPTGAQVTGDRNGSLAWPPPGHVYLVANLKDLGLSALGNFSAGIGFNNPFGSLTRYPIDGPFRSALTFTTLPLLDIKPTIAYKLNDQLSFGLGADIYTFSGLFGEGHLEQKSIWPGGQGIAPGSLVEINGGDTTAGFNVSLLYTPFRNSDGKPLVNIGLVYRSQATFHLTGTLLANGALVANTAATFVLPQVFSGGMAVWPVRTADREWKLEFDVDYVGWKSNRTLDIHLSNGALLPFPQNWQSGYTTMVGTEYRWLNMPAMPDWDVALRAGYMNQQTQIPDRTFNPGVPSANSHIPSVGIGLACHANGSFLGLLRCGELGIGPLKPQLFAIDLAYQAAFYEVRTVTGNQNPSVNGRYDTLIHAGSLSLRFNY